Part of the Solwaraspora sp. WMMA2065 genome is shown below.
CGGCCGAGGGCGACTCCTCGGGCCGGCTGCAGCGGGCCGCCCGGCTGCTGCTCGCCCGCCCGCTGCTGGTCGCCGGGCTGACCTCGGACGCCGAGTTCCGGCTGGTCCGCACGTACGCCGTAGAGCTGCGCGAGTGGTTCGACCGGGAGACCGGGTGGCGGCTGGTCGCCGACGCCCAGACGATCCGGCTGATGAAGCTGACCGCCGACCCACAGGACCAGACCCACCCGGCCCGGGATCCGAAGGCCAGGACCCCGTTCTCCCGGCAACGGTACGTGTTGACCTGCCTCGCCCTGGCCGCGCTGGAACGCGCCGACGGGCAGATCACCCTGGGCCGGCTGGCCGAGGACGTGGTGCTTGCCGCCGCCGATCCGGCGCTGGCCGCCACGGGGTTCACGTTCGCCCTGGACCGGCGGGAGCGGCGGGCCGACATGGTGGCGGTGGTCCGGCTGCTGCTGCACTGGGGGGTGCTGCGCCGGGTGGCCGGCCACGAGGACGCGTACCTCGGCACCAGTGGTGACGTGCTCTACGACGTTGACCGGCGGGTGATCGCCGGCCTGCTGGCCAGCAGCCGCGGCCCGTCGATGATCGGTGACGTGGCACCGGACGGCCGGCTGGCGGCGCTGACCGTCGAGGTGGTGCCCGATGTCGAGGATGCCCGCAACCGGGCGCTGCGGCACCGGCTCACCCGGCTGCTGCTCGAACAGCCGGTCGTCTACTACGACGAGCTGACCGAGGCCGAGCTGGCCTATCTGACCAGCCAGCGGTACGCCATCCTGAACCGGATCACCCAACTGACCGGATTGGTTGGCGAGGTACGGGCCGAAGGGGTCGCGATGGTGGACCCGGCCGACGAGCTGACCGACGTCCGGATGCCGGCCGAGGGGATGCAGAGCCACCTGACGCTGCTGCTGGCGGAGCGGATCGCGGCGGCCGGTGCCGGCGCGGCGGGCACAGGCGGCCTGCGGGTCAGCGAGCTGCACCGGCACACCCGCGAGCTGGCCCGGGCGCACCGGTCGTACTGGCGCAAACACGCCACCGAACCGGGCGCCGAGGTCGAACTGGTCGCCACCGCGTTGGACGCGCTGCGTGCCCTGAAACTGATCACGGTCGAACCGGCCGAGGACCCGCTGGTCGTCGCCCGCCCGGCGATCGCCCGTTACGCCCTGGCGGAGCCGACGATCCGCCAGAGCCGTCCCGCCGCCCTGAGGAGGTAACCGTCACCGTGACCGCCGCAGCCACCACCGCCGCACCGACGTCCATGCTGGACCGGGAGCTGCCGGTGCCGGACCGGGAACGGTGGCAGCCACTGCGGGCCGGGCTGGTGGACATCTTCTACTACGACCAGGAGGAGTTCCACTTCCACGGCGGCAGTCTGCTGCTGCGGGGCAACAACGGCACCGGCAAGTCGAAGGTCCTCGCGTTGACCGTACCGTTCCTGCTGGACGGTGAGCTGACACCGTACCGAGTGGAGCCCGACGGGGATCCGCACAAGCGGATGGAGTGGAACCTGTTGCTCGGTGGACGGCACCCGCACCCGGAGCGGACCGGCTACACCTGGCTGGAGTTCGGCCGCCGCGACGCCGACGGCACCGCCCGGTACCTGACCATCGGCTGCGGACTGAAGGCGGTGGCCGGGCGCGGAATCGCCCGGCACTGGTACTTCGTCACCAGCCAACGGGTCGGCGCCGATCTGCAGCTGCTCACCCCCACCGGTACGGCGGCGACCCGGGACCGGCTGCGGGACGCGATCGGCCCGGTGGGGATGCTCTACGACCGGGCCGTCGACTACCGGAGGGCGGTCGACGAGGCACTGTTCGGCCTGGGCGACCGGTACGACGCGCTGGTGTCCCTGCTGATCAAGCTGCGGCAGCCGCAGCTGTCCAAGCGTCCGGACGAGAAGACCCTGTCCCGGGCGCTCGGCGACGCGCTACCGCCGCTGGACGAGAACCTGATCGCCCAGGTCGCCGAGGCGTTCCGGGGTCTCGACGACGAGCGGGAGACGCTGACCGAGCTGCGCGAGACGAAGAAGGCCGCCGACGACTTCCTCACCCGCTATCGGCAGTACGCGCGGATCGCGACGAAACGCAAGGCCGCGGTGCTGCGGCAGCAGCACAGCCGGTACGAGCAACTGGGCCGCGAGCTGGGCGACGCGCAGCGGGCGCACGAGCAGGCCGACCGGGCGGTACGTCAGGCCGAGGTCAGACTGGCCGAGCTGGACGCGCGCGCCACCGAGCTGCAGGCGCGCCGACGGGCGCTGGCGGAAAGCCCCGAGGCGCGTACCGCCGAGCATCTGCGTCGGCTGCGGGAGGCGGCCGATCAGCGGGCGACGTTCGCCGACCAGCAGGCCAAACGCCTGCGTGACGTCGAGGCGGAGGCGGCCCGGACCCGGCGAACCGCCGAGCAGACGGCGCAGGAGCTTCAGTCGGCCCAGCGGGACGAGGCTGCGGCCCGTACCCGGGTGGCCGGCGGTGCGGCGGCGGCGCGGATCGCCGACCGGCACCGTGACCGGGTCCTCGCCGCCCTGCCGGACGACTCCGCCCATGGGCTCGACGAGGCGCGCCGGGCCGCCGGCCAGCTGGTCCAGGATCGGCGGGCCGCGCTGCGTACCCTCGATCGGCTCCGCGCGGCCGCCGAGTCGGCCCGAACCCTCGCAGACCGCGCCCGGGAGGAGGTCGACCGGCTGGACGCCGAGGTGGCGGCGGCCGACGAGGCGGTCACCGACGCCGAGACCGCCGCCGCCGAACAGGGCGAAACCCTGGTACGGCGCACCGGCGAGTACCTGACCGGGCTGGTCGAGCTGTCTATCGCCGACCCGGAGGCGGTGCTCGGCCGGCTCGACTCCTGGGTGAGCACCCTCGACGGGGACAACCCGGCCGCCCGGGAGGTGACCGCCGCCAGCCGGGCAGCCGCCGAGGCGATCGCCCGCGCCGACGCGGCGGTGGAGGCCGAGCAACGGCGGGTCGCCGACCGGGTCGGGGAGATCGACGCCGAGCTGCGTCGGCTGACCGACGGGGCGCACCAGCCGCCACCGGCACCGCACACCCGGTCCCCGCAGCTGCGCCTCGACCGGCCCGGCGCACCACTGTGGCGGGTCGTCGACTTCGTTGAAGGCGTGCCGCCGCAGGTGCGTGCCGGCATCGAGGCGGCGCTGGAAGCCGCCGGGGTGCTCGACGCGTGGATCGACCCGGACGGCACGGTCCGCGACCCGGACAGCGGCGACGCGCTGCTGCGACCAACCGACGAGGTGGCGACGAACCTCGGGACGCTGCTGCGTCCGGCCATCGACGACGCCGACCCGCACGCCGCCGCGCTGACCGGGCCGACCGTCGCCGCCGTCCTCGCCGCGATCGGCCTCGGCGCGGAGTCCGGTGCGGCGACCTGGGCCGACACCGACGGCGGCTTCGGCATCGGCGTCGTCACCGGGCGGTGGACCAAACCGGACGCGGAGCACATCGGCGACGGCGCCCGGGAAGCGGCCCGCCGGGCCCGGATCGCTGCGCTGCGCGCCGAGTCCGACGAACTCGCTGCCGTGTCGGCCGACCTCGCCGAGCAACGCACCAGACTGGACGAACGTCGGCGGGCGGTCGGCCACGAGACCGAGAGTCTCCCCTCCGACCAGCCACTACGCGAGGCGCACACCCTGGTCCGTGGCGCCCACCAGTTGCGCCGGGACACCGCTGGCCGACGTGACGAGGCGGCGGCGAGGCACCGTACGGCGGTCTCGGCGGCGCAGACGGCGCTGGCCGAGGCGACCGAGTTCGCCGACGACGTGGGTCTGCCACACGACGCCGACGGGCTGGCGGAGGTTCGCGACGGGCTGCAGGACTACCAGGTGACGTTGGCCGCCTGGTGGCCCACCCTGACCGGGGTACGCGATGCGACGCGCCGCCGCGCTGAGGCGTCCCGCACCTACGAGGAGAAGCAGGAGAAGCTCGAACCGGCCGCGATCGAGGCGGCCGAGGCGGCCGAGGCGGCCCGGCTGGCCCGGGTGGAGTTCGAGACGTTGGACGCGACCGCCGGCGCGACCGTCGCCGACCTGGAACGCCAGCTCCGCGAGGTGGCCGACGCCGAGCAGGAGTGCCAGCGGGAAAGCCGGGAGACCCGGCAGCGCGAACGCGACGCCTGGGGTGCCCGGGGCGACGCCGACGGGCGACGGGACCGGCTGACCGAGGAACTCGACGGGGCCACCGCCACCCGGGACGCCGCCGTCGAAGTGCTGCGGGCCTTCGCCGACACCGGCCTGATCGCCCTGGCCTGCCCCGAGCAGGAACTACCGGACACCCGACAGCCGTGGGCGACGACCCCGGCGGTGGCCGTGGCGCGCGGCGTCGACCGGCTGCTCGCCGACGTCGACGACGGTGACCGCCCCTGGGAACGGATCCAGCACCAGGTCAGCCTGGACATGAAGGTGCTCACCGACAGCCTGTCCCGGCACGGACACCAGGTGCTGCCCGCCGTCCGCGAGGACACCATGATCGTGGAGGTGGTGTTCCAGGGGCACGGCCGCTCCGTCGCGGACCTGTCCGCCGCCCTGGTCACCGAGATCGACGAACGGCAGCGGGTGCTCTCCGCCCACGAGCGGGAGGTGCTGGAGACCCACCTGGTCAACGAGGTCGCCGGAGCGTTGCAGGAGCTGGTCGCCGGCGCCGAGCAGCAGGTTGCGACGATGAACGGCGAGCTGGAGGAGCGGCCCACCTCCACCGGCATGCGGCTGCGGCTGCTGTGGCGGCCCACCCGCGACGCCCCGCCCGGCCTGGCCGAGCTGCGCGCCCGGCAGCTGCGGCAGAGCACCGACGTCTGGAACGACGCCGACCGTCGAGCGATCGGCGCGTTCCTGCAGGAACAGATCAGCCGGGAACGGCTGCGCGACGAGGCGGCGACCTGGCACGAGCAGCTCACCCGGGCGTTGGACTACCGGGCCTGGCACGAGTTCGCAATCCAACGCCACCAGGACGGGCAGTGGCGGCCGGCCACCGGCCCGGCCTCCGGTGGTGAACGGGTGCTGGCCGCCAGCATCCCACTGTTCGCCGCCGCGTCCTCGTACTACGGGTCGGCGGGCAATGCGCACGCGCCGCGGCTGATCGCCCTCGACGAGGCGTTCGCCGGGGTCGACGACGACTCCCGGGCCAAGTGCCTCGGGCTGCTCGCCACCTTCGACCTGGACGTGGTGATGACCAGCGAACGGGAGTGGGGCTGCTATCCGCAGGTGCCCGGACTGGGCATCGCGCAGCTGGCCCGGCACGACGGCATCGACGCCGTCCTGGTCACCCCGTGGCGGTGGGACGGGCGGGAACGGCACCGGATGCCTCGGGTCGAGCTGGCGGTACCGCAGCAGCGACCGACCCGCCCGGACGGCGAACCCGACCCGACCCGACCAGACCCGACCGGACCTGACGGCTCGGAGCAGCCCGCTCTGTGGTCCGCCGAGTGACCGGACCGGACGGCGATGTGGTCGGGCCGGATCTCGATGTGGTTGGGCCGGATCTCGATCGGCTGCGCCGGCAGCTCGGCGGGGCCGACACCGAACGGGTCGTGCAGCGGGTCCGCCAGCGGATGGCCCACGGCCGGCCGCTGACCGGCACGATCTCGCTGAGCCAGCCGACACCGGCCGAGCGGCTGGCGGTGCAACGGCTGCTTGGGCGGCCACCCGCCCGGGGCACCTCGCTGACGGTCAACCTCGACGACCTCGACCAGGTGGTCCGCCGCAGCGGCCTGCACCCGGACGGGCTGGCCGCCGCCGTCGAGACCCTCCTCGGGCCGGTGCCGGTGACCGCCGAGGTCCGCGCCGCCGCCGACGCCGCATGGCGTACCGTGCTGGAGCCGTTGAACCGGCTCGGCCGCCGCGCGCCGCACCTGGCCGACTGGTGCGGCGACCGCACCACGGTCGCGCTGGCCCGCCGACTGTCCGGTACGCCGGACGCGGCGGCCCGGCTCGTCGAACACCTGGTCGCGGTGCTGGCGGCGTTGCCTGCCGACGGTGCTCCGTTGGCCCGGCTCGCCGCGCAGACCACCGGCGACGCGCACGCCCTCGACGCCGACCGTCCACTGGCCACCCTCGTACTGTCGGCGGTGCGGGCCGTCTGGTGGCCCGGGGACGACGAACCGACGTCCCCGGCGCAGCGGCGGCGGGCGCTGTGGGACAGCGCCGGTGTCCTTGTCGACGAACTATCGTCGACCGTACTGACGCTCAACGTCGTGGCGAGTCCGGGCAGCCGGCTGTCCGCCCTGACGGCGCCCGCCGCGACGGCCGGTGAGCCGCTAGTGCTGACCCTGCGCCAACTCGGCCGGGAGCGGTCGACTTTCCCGGCCGGCACCGTCCACGTCTGCGAGAACCCGACGGTGCTGGCCGCGGCGGCCGACCTGCTCGGTCCGGAGTGTCCGCCGCTGGTCTGCGTCAACGGCCAGCCGAGCACGGCGGCGCTGCGGCTGCTGACCGGCCTGACGGCCGGTGGCGCGCGGTTGCGCTACCACGGCGACTTTGACTGGGGCGGGGTACGGATCGCCAACCTGTTGCGCTCCCGGGTGCCGTGGCAGCCGTGGCGCTACGACGCCGCCGCGTACCGGGCGGCGGTGGCGGGCGCGGCCGTGGTGGGCGCCGTGTCGGGGACGCTGACCGGCCGGCCGGTCGACGCCGGCTGGGACGCGGAGCTGACCGCTGCGATGAGCCGGCACGGTACGCGGGTCGAGGAGGAGCTGGTCCTCGACACCCTCCTCGCCGACCTGTCCGGTGCCCAGTAGCGCGTGATCATCCTGCCCATAGTCGACTGTCGCACCGGTTGTCCGCTGAACGGACGTGCGAGTGGCCCTACCGGATTGTCTGGCCTAGAGTCTGCGCGTGCCAGCATCCCCCGTTACCCCGCCTGACCGACTGGCCGCGCTACTGGGCACCGTTGGCCCGGCTGGCGCGTTCAGCGCACGTCGTACCGCGTCACCCCATGGTCTGAGGCTCGCGGTGCGCGGTGTCGGGCCGATCGCCTTGCCGGCGGCCGCCGAGCAGGCGAAGCAGCTGTGCTCAGTTGGCCGGCCGGCCAGGTTCGGCAAGGGTGAGCAGACGCTGACGGACGCCGGGGTGCGCGACACGTGGGAAGTCCCGACGAGCCTCGTCGACATCGACGAACAGCGGTGGCACGAGACGCTCCACCCGATGCTGGACCAGCTCCGGGCCGACCTCGGCCTGCCGCAGGGGTGCGAGCTGGTCGCCGAGCTGCACTCGATGCTGGTGTACGCGCCCGGCCAGTTCTTCGCGCCACATCAGGATTCGGAGAAGGCTGATGCGATGATCGGCACCCTGGTGGTGACGTTGCCGTCGGAGTCGGCCGGCGGCGTGCTGTCGATCGAGCACGCCGGCCGGACCGGGAGCTACGAATCGTCACCGGACGAGCTGACCTTCGTCGCGTTCTACGCCGACTGTCGGCACCAGGTGTCGCCGGTGACGACGGGCCACCGGATCGTGTTGACCTACAACCTGTTGCTCGCCGGTGACCCGGTCACCCTGGCCGCCGGCTCGCTGGGCCAGGACCTGGTCACCGAGTTGACCGGCTGCCTGGACGATCACTTCGCGGAATCGGCCGACGGGCCCGCCCGGCTGGTCTACCTGCTGGACCACGAGTACACCCAGCGGGCGTTGGGCTGGGACCGGCTCAAGGGCGACGACGTCGGACGTGCCGCAGCGGTGCGGGCGGCCGCGCAGGCCGCCGGTTGTGAGGTCACCCTGGCGTTGGCGGAGCTGCAGGAGACCTGGAGCGCCCTCGACCCCGAGGAATCATGGGGCCGCTGGGGTCGGGGCCGGAGTCGGTACGGCCGGTATCGCAACGACGAGGAACCCAGCGGCGGGAGCGGGTCGGGCAAGTACGAGCTCGAAGAGCTCATCGACTCGTCGATGACCCTCGACTGCTGGCTGGACGAGTCCGGCGAGGTGGTGCCGACGTCGCTGCGGGTTTCCGACGACGAGGTGTGTGCCACGACGCCCACCGCGAACCTGTCGCCCCAATCGTCGGAGTACGAGGGGTACATGGGCAACTACGGCAACACGTTGGACCGGTGGTACCGCCGGGCGGCGATCGTCGTGTGGCCACGTCGGTGGACCTTCGCGATCCGTGCGCAGGCGTCGCCAGGCTGGGCCCTCGACCGGCTCGCCGGTCTGCTGCGGGCCGGGGACGTCGCCGGTGCCCGGAGCAGCGCCGCCACGCTCGCCTCGTTCTGGCGGGTCACCCCGGCGGCCGGTGAGCTTGTTGCCGGGCGGGCACTGGCGGTCGCCTGGGAGCTCGACGAGCCGGACCTGGCTGCCATGCTGCTCGCGCCGCTGCGGGTGGAGGCGCTGGCGCCGGCCGACGCCCCGGTGCTCGCCCGCCTCGCCACCCGCTACGGCGAGTCCTGGGCCCGGGATCGGGTCAACGGCTGGTTCGGCCGGAACTGGCTGTCCCGTTCGTCGCTGTTCGACAAGCAGACCCCGGACTGGCTGGCATCGCTGCCCGCGATGTGCGCGGCGCTGCGGGCCACCTCCGACGCCGGGGGTGTGCTGGTCGGCCGGCTGCTGGTGGCCGGTGTCTGGTCCGAGCTGCACGGCCGGGCCCGAGGACTGCTCAGCTACCCGGCGGCCCGCGACCGGCGCAGGTACCTCGCGGACCTGGGGCCGCAGATCGCCGTCGTCCTGGCTGGTGCCGCCAGCCTCGGTACGGCTGACCTGGCTGACGGGCCGGTCGAGTTCCTCTGTCAAGACGAGGACGACGTGCTTGGCTGCGCGATGTCGACGCTGCGGGCCACCCGCGCGACCGCAGCGGACCAGGCGGGGCAGCAGGTGACCGGCCTCGACACCCTCACCGCGCACGCCGCCCGGCGGCTCGAGCAGCGGCTCGCCAGGCCAGTTCGGGCCGCCGACGACTGGTCGGTGGAACTGCCCAAGGGATGCGACTGCGAGCTGTGCACCACCTTGGTGGCGTTCCTCGGCGATCCGGCGCGCCGCACCTTCGAGTGGCCGCTGGCCGAGCAGCGCCGCCGCCACGTCCACTCCCGCATCGACCAGGCCGACCTGCCGGTCGACCATCAGACCCGGCGCAGCGGGCGACCGTACACTCTGGTGCTGCGCAAGACCGACGCGCTCTTCGATCGCGAACGCGAGGCCCGCCGCCGCGCCCAGGAAGACCTGGCCTGGCTCACCCACTGACCGAGCCGGCCGGTCCGACCCCGACCACTCCGAACAGCTACGAGGACCCGAGCATGCCGATCACGGCCGTCCGACAGATGGCGTACTTTCCACCCTCGGCCTACGAGCAGGCGTGGGAGCGCGGCCTGCTGGACGCCACCAACTACCGGGACCACGCGGACTACCGCCGCGAGATTCAACAGCAGCTGCAGGCCCTGTCCACCGACGGCCGAGGCCCGATCCGGATCGTCGCGCTGGACGTGCCCGGCCTGCTGGCGTACGCGGAACAGACCGGCCAGGACCCGACCAGCCGGCAGACCCGGCTGGGTTTCGTGGGCTGGCTCGGTGAGCAGGGCGCCGACACCGTCGCCTGGCCGCCGGAGCGCAACGCCGGGTGCTGGTGCGGCTCCGGCCGCAAGTACAAGAGGTGCTGCGCGGCACCGTCGTTCCTGGCGGTCGAACCGGCCGACCCGGCGTCGCTGGTGCTCACCGTCGAGCTCGACGGGGTGGCGCAGCGGGTGTGGCGGCGGGTTGCCATCCCGTCGAACACCCCGCTGGATCGGGCCCACCGGATGCTTCAGGAGGCCTTCGAGCTGCCCGGTGAGGGGTCGTACGCCTTCCGCACCGACGAGTACACGATCGTCGCGCCCGGGTCTGGCCAGCGTGGTGTCCCGGCGGACGGGGAACGGCTGGTGTCGATCGCCACCGAACTCGGCGACCAGTTCCACTACTTTCACGGCCACGGCCGGAGGTGGCGCCACACGGCCACTCTCGACGAGATCCGGCCCGGCGGACCCGGCAACACGTTCACCGTGCTGGCGGGTGACGGCAGCTGGCCGGCCGAGCCGGTCGCCGACCAGGTCAGGCAGGCGATCGATGGGCTGATGGAACTTGCCGAGTCCAGCGCCGACGTGGTCGCCGCCGAGGCTGAGTCGTTCCGTGAGTTCGGCGACCGGGCCGACCCCATGGACGTGGAAATCCACACCGCGCAGCTGCTGGCCAGGTTCGACCAGACCCAACCGTCGGGGTCGATCGGGCTGGCGATGGGGGCGCTCTCCATCGCGAACCGGCGGCCGAGACCGCACGTGGCGGCGTTCGTCGCCGCCGTGAACCACCTGATGCCCGGCCTGGTCACGGGGAAGGCGCTGACCGACCTGGCCCGGCATGGAGTGCCGTTTCCGGCATGGGCCGAGCGGCTCGGCAAGGTGGACCCACGGCGGGCGTGGCGCTACCGGGACGCCTTCGGTGATCAGGAGGCCGTGCTGGTGACCTTCGGCTACCTCGGCGACGCCGCCGAACACGGCATCCTCGTCGAGATCGCCACCTGCCCCACCCCCACGGTCAGCGTGGTCCACCTGTCTCGAAGCGTCGACGCGCTGCGGAAGGTGCTGCAAAAGTCCGCCGCCACCGCCGCCGGCCCGGTGATCCTGGAAGAGACCACCCTGGCGTGGGCGTCCGGGGCGTTGGCCGGCGTGCTCCGGCGAGTCAGTTCTGACCTGCCGGCCGAGAGCCGGGCCTGGCTGCCGATCGTGGCGCAGCGGGTCGACCTGCTCCCACAGCCCGAACCGGTCGAGCCGGCCCGCCACACCCGGGCGGACCGGGCTGCGGCGGTCGACGGGTTCCTGGCCGCCACCGCACCCCTGCCGGGCGTCGACGGCGACGTCCTGCGGTTCTGGGCGCAGGTCCTGGCCGGGTCCACCGGGACGGACGGTTCGGCGCCGACCCGGATCGGGCCGGTCTGGCTCGGACACGTCCTCGGCGAACACGTCCCACGTACCTTCGAACTGACCCTTGCCCAGCGGGCCGGGCTCAGTGCCGCCGTCACCGCCTGGGCCGGGTGGGCGGCCGAGCAGCAGGGCCTGCCCGCCGCCGCTGTCGAGGTGCTGGCGGCCCGGATCGCCGAGATCGACGAGGCGTTCGACCGCGCCTACGCCGACCCCGAGCGGGCGGCCGCCCGCAGCTATCTCAGCGACATCACGCCGACCACCACCGACGGGGAAGACCTGCGGCGGGCGTTCGCGCTGCGAACCGCCGCCGTCCCGGTGGCGCGACCCGGGCAACTGACCGAGCAGCCGCTGTGGGTGTCCGATTTGGCCGACCGGCACCGGATTCTCGCCGCCGAACTCGAGTCGTGGGAACTGGCGCCGAGTCAGTCTGTTGCGGCCTGGTCCGCCGCGCTCACCGCGATCAGCGACCAGCTCTGGAACCTGGAGTCCGACCTGGCCCGCGAAACCATGGACTACCTGGACCAGGTCGGCCCGGACGATGAACTGCTCGGCGACCTCACCGAGCTCGCCGTCGAGCACGGCCTCGGTACGACCAGGTTCAACGCGGCAGCCCGCGACCGGCTCACCCCGGATCCCGAGGACCTCGGCTGAGCGTTGGTCGCGTCGGGGACGTCACGCCTGGAAGTAGTGCCCGTCGTGCAGGTCGGCGATCAGGCCGGGGCGGCTGGGGGACCAGCCCAGGAGTTCCCGGGTGATCGCGGCCGACGTCGGATTGTCCAGTTGGGCGAACGGCCCGAGGAAGCCGAAGTAGTCGTCGGCTTCCTCGGGGCTGATGCTGCGGACCGGCACGTCGAGGTTGCGGGCGATGGCGGCGGCGATCTGTCGGAAGGGGACTCCTTCGTCGGCGGCGGCGTGCAGGCGGGAGCCGGCCGGGGCCTTTTCGAGGGCGAGCCGGTAGAGGTCGGCCGCGTCGAGCGTGTGCACGGCCGGCCACCGGTTGGTGCCTTCGCCGACGTACGACGCGTACCCGTGCTGCCGGGCGGCGGCGACGAGGACGGTGACGAAGCCGTTGCGGTCGAGCGGGCTGTGCACCGTCGGAGCGAGCCGGACGACGCAGGAGCGCACGTCGTGGGAGGCGAGGCCGATCACGAAGTTCTCCGCGTCGACCCGGTAGCCGCTCGGGAGAGCGTCGTGTTCAGTGCCGGGGCGGCCGACGAGTCCGCCCATCGCGAGCATGGCTGTGCCGCCCGTGCCGACCAGCGGTTTGCCGGAGCCGCTCAGACCGTCGGCGAGTGCGTGGAGGGCGGCCAGGTCGGCACCGGCGGCGCCGGTCAGGTCGCCGGTGAGCAGTAGGTCGTGACGGAACGCCAGGTGGATGACGCCGTCGGCGGCGTTCGCTTCGGTGCGCAGAACGTCGAGGTCGGACAGGTCGGCGCGACGCGTCCCGGCACCCAGTTTCTCGATCGCGGTAGCGGATGCTTCGGAGCGGGCCAGGCCGACGACGTCGTGTCCGGCGGAGATCAGGGCCGGCACGACCGCCGAGCCGAGGTGGCCGGAGGCGCCTGTGACGAATACGCGCATGTTGGTGTTCCTTCGTGAGTGCCGATGTCGCCTTGTGACATCACCCTACCTTGTGATGTCACTAGGCGACATGGCTGGATCAAGAAGATGTCGTAGTGTGACATCGGATACCATCGCGGCATGGCCCGCTGGCAACCGGACGCACGCGGCCGCCTGGAGGCGGCCGCCTTCGAGCTGTTCCGTGAACGCGGCTTCGAACAGACCACGGTCACCGACATCGCCACCCGTGCCGGCCTCGACAAACGCACCTTCTACCGGCTCTTCGGCGACAAACGCGAGGCGCTGTTCGGCGGCAGCGAGCAACTGGAGGACCTGCTCGTCAAGGCGGTGACCGAGGCGGACGCCGCCCCCTTCGAAGCGGTCGTCGCCGCGTTCCGTCAAGTGGCGGAGGAGATCTTCGCCGACCGGCTCGAG
Proteins encoded:
- a CDS encoding TIGR02678 family protein — translated: MRARGPAEGDSSGRLQRAARLLLARPLLVAGLTSDAEFRLVRTYAVELREWFDRETGWRLVADAQTIRLMKLTADPQDQTHPARDPKARTPFSRQRYVLTCLALAALERADGQITLGRLAEDVVLAAADPALAATGFTFALDRRERRADMVAVVRLLLHWGVLRRVAGHEDAYLGTSGDVLYDVDRRVIAGLLASSRGPSMIGDVAPDGRLAALTVEVVPDVEDARNRALRHRLTRLLLEQPVVYYDELTEAELAYLTSQRYAILNRITQLTGLVGEVRAEGVAMVDPADELTDVRMPAEGMQSHLTLLLAERIAAAGAGAAGTGGLRVSELHRHTRELARAHRSYWRKHATEPGAEVELVATALDALRALKLITVEPAEDPLVVARPAIARYALAEPTIRQSRPAALRR
- a CDS encoding TIGR02680 family protein → MTAAATTAAPTSMLDRELPVPDRERWQPLRAGLVDIFYYDQEEFHFHGGSLLLRGNNGTGKSKVLALTVPFLLDGELTPYRVEPDGDPHKRMEWNLLLGGRHPHPERTGYTWLEFGRRDADGTARYLTIGCGLKAVAGRGIARHWYFVTSQRVGADLQLLTPTGTAATRDRLRDAIGPVGMLYDRAVDYRRAVDEALFGLGDRYDALVSLLIKLRQPQLSKRPDEKTLSRALGDALPPLDENLIAQVAEAFRGLDDERETLTELRETKKAADDFLTRYRQYARIATKRKAAVLRQQHSRYEQLGRELGDAQRAHEQADRAVRQAEVRLAELDARATELQARRRALAESPEARTAEHLRRLREAADQRATFADQQAKRLRDVEAEAARTRRTAEQTAQELQSAQRDEAAARTRVAGGAAAARIADRHRDRVLAALPDDSAHGLDEARRAAGQLVQDRRAALRTLDRLRAAAESARTLADRAREEVDRLDAEVAAADEAVTDAETAAAEQGETLVRRTGEYLTGLVELSIADPEAVLGRLDSWVSTLDGDNPAAREVTAASRAAAEAIARADAAVEAEQRRVADRVGEIDAELRRLTDGAHQPPPAPHTRSPQLRLDRPGAPLWRVVDFVEGVPPQVRAGIEAALEAAGVLDAWIDPDGTVRDPDSGDALLRPTDEVATNLGTLLRPAIDDADPHAAALTGPTVAAVLAAIGLGAESGAATWADTDGGFGIGVVTGRWTKPDAEHIGDGAREAARRARIAALRAESDELAAVSADLAEQRTRLDERRRAVGHETESLPSDQPLREAHTLVRGAHQLRRDTAGRRDEAAARHRTAVSAAQTALAEATEFADDVGLPHDADGLAEVRDGLQDYQVTLAAWWPTLTGVRDATRRRAEASRTYEEKQEKLEPAAIEAAEAAEAARLARVEFETLDATAGATVADLERQLREVADAEQECQRESRETRQRERDAWGARGDADGRRDRLTEELDGATATRDAAVEVLRAFADTGLIALACPEQELPDTRQPWATTPAVAVARGVDRLLADVDDGDRPWERIQHQVSLDMKVLTDSLSRHGHQVLPAVREDTMIVEVVFQGHGRSVADLSAALVTEIDERQRVLSAHEREVLETHLVNEVAGALQELVAGAEQQVATMNGELEERPTSTGMRLRLLWRPTRDAPPGLAELRARQLRQSTDVWNDADRRAIGAFLQEQISRERLRDEAATWHEQLTRALDYRAWHEFAIQRHQDGQWRPATGPASGGERVLAASIPLFAAASSYYGSAGNAHAPRLIALDEAFAGVDDDSRAKCLGLLATFDLDVVMTSEREWGCYPQVPGLGIAQLARHDGIDAVLVTPWRWDGRERHRMPRVELAVPQQRPTRPDGEPDPTRPDPTGPDGSEQPALWSAE
- a CDS encoding TIGR02679 family protein, translating into MTGPDGDVVGPDLDVVGPDLDRLRRQLGGADTERVVQRVRQRMAHGRPLTGTISLSQPTPAERLAVQRLLGRPPARGTSLTVNLDDLDQVVRRSGLHPDGLAAAVETLLGPVPVTAEVRAAADAAWRTVLEPLNRLGRRAPHLADWCGDRTTVALARRLSGTPDAAARLVEHLVAVLAALPADGAPLARLAAQTTGDAHALDADRPLATLVLSAVRAVWWPGDDEPTSPAQRRRALWDSAGVLVDELSSTVLTLNVVASPGSRLSALTAPAATAGEPLVLTLRQLGRERSTFPAGTVHVCENPTVLAAAADLLGPECPPLVCVNGQPSTAALRLLTGLTAGGARLRYHGDFDWGGVRIANLLRSRVPWQPWRYDAAAYRAAVAGAAVVGAVSGTLTGRPVDAGWDAELTAAMSRHGTRVEEELVLDTLLADLSGAQ
- a CDS encoding 2OG-Fe(II) oxygenase, which produces MPASPVTPPDRLAALLGTVGPAGAFSARRTASPHGLRLAVRGVGPIALPAAAEQAKQLCSVGRPARFGKGEQTLTDAGVRDTWEVPTSLVDIDEQRWHETLHPMLDQLRADLGLPQGCELVAELHSMLVYAPGQFFAPHQDSEKADAMIGTLVVTLPSESAGGVLSIEHAGRTGSYESSPDELTFVAFYADCRHQVSPVTTGHRIVLTYNLLLAGDPVTLAAGSLGQDLVTELTGCLDDHFAESADGPARLVYLLDHEYTQRALGWDRLKGDDVGRAAAVRAAAQAAGCEVTLALAELQETWSALDPEESWGRWGRGRSRYGRYRNDEEPSGGSGSGKYELEELIDSSMTLDCWLDESGEVVPTSLRVSDDEVCATTPTANLSPQSSEYEGYMGNYGNTLDRWYRRAAIVVWPRRWTFAIRAQASPGWALDRLAGLLRAGDVAGARSSAATLASFWRVTPAAGELVAGRALAVAWELDEPDLAAMLLAPLRVEALAPADAPVLARLATRYGESWARDRVNGWFGRNWLSRSSLFDKQTPDWLASLPAMCAALRATSDAGGVLVGRLLVAGVWSELHGRARGLLSYPAARDRRRYLADLGPQIAVVLAGAASLGTADLADGPVEFLCQDEDDVLGCAMSTLRATRATAADQAGQQVTGLDTLTAHAARRLEQRLARPVRAADDWSVELPKGCDCELCTTLVAFLGDPARRTFEWPLAEQRRRHVHSRIDQADLPVDHQTRRSGRPYTLVLRKTDALFDREREARRRAQEDLAWLTH